CGAGGTCCAGTACGTCGCCAGCCAGCCCTGGCCCTTCCCCTCCAGCCTCATGCTCGGCTTCATGGCCCAGGCCACCGACACCGACATCAACGTCGACGGCGACGAGATCCACGAGGCGCGCTGGTTCTCCCGCGAGGACCTGCGGGCCGGCTTCGAGTCCGGCGAGGTCCTCCCGCCGTACGGCATCTCGATCGCGGCCCGTCTGATCGAACTGTGGTACGGCAAGCCGCTGCCGACCAGGGCCGTCTGAGGCGGGAGACCGCCGCCGGACGCGAGCACGCGCGAAGGCCCCCGCACCTGCGGGGGCCTTCGCGCGTGAAAAGGGGGGACGGGGGTGGGCGTCAGGCGGCCATGGCCTGCTTGACCTGGGCCAGGGACGGGTTGGTCATCACGGTCTCGGAGCCGGAGGGGGAGACGACCAGGACGGTCGGAACCGTCTGATTGCCGTCGTTCACCTTCTCCACGAACGCCGCGGACCGCGGGTCCTGCTCGATGTTGATCTCGTCGTACGAGATGCCCTCACGGTTCATTTGGCTTTTCAGCCGGCGGCAGTAGCCGCACCACGTGGTGCTGTACATCGTCACAGTGCCCGACATGTCGGTCCGTGCTCCTTCTCTCGTCAATGAGCGGGATGCGTGATCGCTGACGTGTTGAACGCATGTGAAGGTTCTGTCATTCCCGGGCGTGGCCGCTAGCCCTGCCGACGCGAGGACGGACGGTATTAGTACGA
The DNA window shown above is from Streptomyces sp. NBC_00670 and carries:
- a CDS encoding mycoredoxin — its product is MSGTVTMYSTTWCGYCRRLKSQMNREGISYDEINIEQDPRSAAFVEKVNDGNQTVPTVLVVSPSGSETVMTNPSLAQVKQAMAA